Below is a genomic region from Coffea eugenioides isolate CCC68of unplaced genomic scaffold, Ceug_1.0 ScVebR1_3484;HRSCAF=4706, whole genome shotgun sequence.
CGAATTACCGATGTAGCTTCTGCATCCTGTTTGGCATCCCATGACTTTGTCCATGAGATGAAGCCCCTTTCTTATGAAGATTCTTGGACTCTTTTTTGCAATAGAACATTTCAAAGTAATGGCTGCCCTTCAAATCTAGAAAAAGTTTGtagaaaaatactaaaaaaatgtGAGGGCCTACCACTTGGAATTGTTGCAATAGGTGGTGTTTTGGCTCTGAAGGACAAGGACAGGATAGAAGAATGGGAGATGATTTTTCGTGGCTTTGGCAGTGAGGTAGATGGTAGCGGTAAGCTTGATAGAATTAGAAGGATACTCTTGCTTAGTTACAGTGATTTGCCTCATCATCTCAAAAACTGCCTATTATATCTAAGTATCTATCCTGAAGATCATCCAATTAATGTcgaaattttacttggtaaATGGATAGCACTAGGATTTATAGAAGAGAAAGAAGGAATGATGGCCACTGATATAGCTATGAGATATCTAAAAGAACTCGTCAACAGAAGCTTAATCCAAGTTAAGGACACATGGGCTGATGTCAAATTGGTGAAATGTGGTCTTCATGATATTTTGCGCGAAATCATTGTTTCAAAGTCTAAAGAGCAGAGCTTCACAGCCATAATCACTGGATATTGCACAAGATGGCCTGACAAAGTTCGACACCTGGCAATCCATAACTTCACTTATATTCCTCCACAAGGCTTCAGCAGCTTAAAGTGTCTTCGGTCCGTGGAAACATTCGGGTATGAAGATTCTCTCACAACTTCATTGTTGTCCAAGTTTTTATGTGGTGGTCCCAAGTTCCTGAAGGTTTTAAACTTAGCAAGTGCGGAACTGGACAGCATCCCAAAGGAAGTTTTCAAACTATTTCAGCTCGAGTATCTGGATCTAAGTGGCACCAGAGTTAAAATCATTCCAAAATCTATTGGGCAGCTTCAAAACCTAGAATTTTTAAATCTGTTCGGAACCACTATAACGGAGTTGCCTGTGGAAATTCTAAAGCTGAGTAAACTCCGTACCCTTCGCGTAGGCAGAGCGGGTGattattcaaataactttgcacttTGGGGCTTTAAATCTCCGGATGGAATTGGAAAGCTTACTTCCTTGGAGAGCCTTTCATGTATAGAAGCAAACAGTGGTAAAGTAGTAAGGGAGATTGGGAAGCTCGTTCAGTTGCGGCAATTATGGATCACAAAGCTGAGGAGAGAAGATGGAAAGGAGTTGGTCTCCTCCCTCTTGAGGCTGACCAACCTTCGAGAGTTACACATCTGCTCTATTGAACAAGAGGAGACCCTTGATCTCCAACATTCCGTCTCTCCAAGACTTGGATTTCTTACGAGGCTGTCGCTGATTGGGCGTTTAGAGAGAGTACCGGAATGGTTAATATCACTTCAATCCTTGAGCACTTTAGCCTTGCTGAATAGTGAGTTGAGTGAAGATGAGAATGCAATAGACTGCCTTGGACACTTGCCCAATCTGGTAGCTCTTATTCTCTCTGGTGCTTATGAAGGGGAGACATTGTGTTTTAAGGCTGGAGGATTCCCAAAACTCAAGAAATTATACCTTGGGCAATTAAAAAGACTGAAATGGGTAAGAGTGGAAAAAGAATCGTTATCCAGTCTCCAACGGTTTCTTATTTCTGGTTGCAAGCTTATGGAGGGCCTGCCTTTGGGCCTCCAAAACTTGACCAAGCTTGAAGTTGTTGGATTTTATGATATGTCTGATGAGCTAATGCACAAAGTACAGAATTTGGATAAACAAAGTGACGATTATCAGACAATTTCTCATATCCCTGAAGTTTTCATTGGACATTGGATAAATGGTGAATGGAAAGAAGAGTCCCTCTAAGAAAAGATAGGTAAAGGACAATCTGTTGCAGTCATCAACATTTAAA
It encodes:
- the LOC113757957 gene encoding disease resistance protein RPM1-like, whose product is MAESVVGFLIKQLSTLLSQESTLLGGLRPDVQFIKDELGDMNAFLRQAEAKEDNDSQLQQWVKQVREVAYDIEDVLDDFAFRFARGHADGFFGRVEKIYSSTKNLKARHRISLEIKDIKARVVEISARHQRYQSLYGTQEIGPRSSHVANADCDIRDQALLIEEAKLVGIDQPKKELISKILDDHSHLKVVSVVGMGGLGKTTLAKKVYDDAAVKKQFQSHAWITVSQNFQFKVIIRNLIQQLYDEIRQPVPPQVDSMEGIRLSEFVKDFLKERRYILVLDDVWSLDAWETIKYVFPDCNTASRVVLTTRITDVASASCLASHDFVHEMKPLSYEDSWTLFCNRTFQSNGCPSNLEKVCRKILKKCEGLPLGIVAIGGVLALKDKDRIEEWEMIFRGFGSEVDGSGKLDRIRRILLLSYSDLPHHLKNCLLYLSIYPEDHPINVEILLGKWIALGFIEEKEGMMATDIAMRYLKELVNRSLIQVKDTWADVKLVKCGLHDILREIIVSKSKEQSFTAIITGYCTRWPDKVRHLAIHNFTYIPPQGFSSLKCLRSVETFGYEDSLTTSLLSKFLCGGPKFLKVLNLASAELDSIPKEVFKLFQLEYLDLSGTRVKIIPKSIGQLQNLEFLNLFGTTITELPVEILKLSKLRTLRVGRAGDYSNNFALWGFKSPDGIGKLTSLESLSCIEANSGKVVREIGKLVQLRQLWITKLRREDGKELVSSLLRLTNLRELHICSIEQEETLDLQHSVSPRLGFLTRLSLIGRLERVPEWLISLQSLSTLALLNSELSEDENAIDCLGHLPNLVALILSGAYEGETLCFKAGGFPKLKKLYLGQLKRLKWVRVEKESLSSLQRFLISGCKLMEGLPLGLQNLTKLEVVGFYDMSDELMHKVQNLDKQSDDYQTISHIPEVFIGHWINGEWKEESL